The proteins below are encoded in one region of Myxocyprinus asiaticus isolate MX2 ecotype Aquarium Trade chromosome 13, UBuf_Myxa_2, whole genome shotgun sequence:
- the LOC127450775 gene encoding transmembrane protein 238-like, translating to MEAAPGGLGRCSCVFWLAVAFDVLGLIILLLGVFRDLFFYDFLIYAGAIIIFLSLIWWVFWYTGNIEVSPEELEDDVGLLKKGRGLAGVVRRFSSRLSSGIRNSLRRNGVTRGQGAAPGQKHRREGSHPVPVALAMTSHDNLSTVSATVTGETQAI from the coding sequence ATGGAGGCAGCACCGGGTGGTCTCGGGCGATGTTCTTGCGTGTTCTGGCTCGCCGTGGCTTTCGACGTACTTGGTCTCATCATATTACTGCTGGGTGTATTCAGAGATTTATTCTTCTACGACTTTCTTATATATGCAGGTGCCATCATCATTTTCCTGAGCCTCATTTGGTGGGTGTTCTGGTACACGGGTAATATAGAGGTGTCTCCAGAGGAGCTGGAGGATGATGTGGGTTTGTTGAAGAAGGGCAGAGGTTTGGCAGGAGTTGTCAGGAGGTTCTCCAGTCGCCTCTCAAGCGGAATCAGGAACTCTCTCAGGAGAAATGGAGTGACCCGAGGTCAAGGTGCAGCACCCGGTCAAAAGCACAGAAGAGAAGGCAGTCATCCAGTACCAGTAGCTCTAGCAATGACCTCTCATGATAACCTGAGCACTGTGTCTGCAACAGTGACTGGAGAAACACAGGCCATATGA